A single Pseudomonas sp. DC1.2 DNA region contains:
- a CDS encoding helix-turn-helix transcriptional regulator has translation MEHAPCISQIATLLADPKRSAMMWALMDGSARQTEELALLAGLSPSSASAHLGRLFAGGLLKVETRGRKRFFRLAAPEVGAAIEALASATIASAPREMPVVFKRATPMVKPQAAPSSLLRARFCDDHLGGTLAADLFQRLLDAAWIEQFDQRVVVTYKGATQLAKRGVFIQALAHRNTQTACACPDWSERRPHLGGALGAALLQLFMQSGWLSLPNDSRALQITAAGQREVERFAKQTEPEMAL, from the coding sequence ATGGAACATGCACCTTGCATCAGCCAAATCGCCACGTTGCTGGCTGACCCAAAGCGCAGCGCAATGATGTGGGCCTTGATGGATGGCTCGGCGCGGCAAACCGAAGAACTGGCCTTGTTGGCAGGGCTGTCGCCGTCTTCGGCCAGTGCACACCTGGGGCGTTTGTTCGCCGGAGGTCTTTTGAAAGTCGAAACCCGCGGGCGCAAACGCTTTTTCCGCCTGGCGGCCCCTGAGGTCGGTGCCGCAATAGAGGCACTCGCCAGCGCTACCATCGCGAGCGCGCCACGGGAGATGCCGGTGGTTTTCAAACGGGCAACCCCGATGGTCAAACCCCAGGCGGCACCTTCGTCATTACTGCGAGCGCGATTCTGCGACGACCATCTGGGCGGTACTTTGGCTGCCGATCTGTTCCAGCGGCTGCTGGATGCTGCGTGGATTGAGCAGTTCGATCAGCGGGTGGTCGTTACGTACAAGGGCGCCACGCAGTTGGCCAAACGGGGTGTTTTCATCCAGGCCCTGGCTCATCGCAATACACAAACTGCGTGCGCCTGCCCCGACTGGAGTGAGCGCCGCCCGCACTTGGGCGGCGCCCTGGGAGCAGCGTTGTTGCAATTATTTATGCAATCGGGTTGGTTGAGCCTGCCCAACGATTCGCGGGCCTTGCAGATCACCGCCGCCGGGCAGCGCGAAGTTGAGCGTTTCGCCAAGCAGACAGAGCCAGAAATGGCGTTGTAG
- a CDS encoding MFS transporter — protein MDIRGFSAAERLERLPISSYHRIIFIIIALAFLFDSMDLAMMTFLLGSIKTEFGLSTAQAGLLASSSFFGMVVGASLSGLLADRFGRKPVFQWSIVLWGIASYLCSTAQTVETLTLFRILLGIGMGMEFPIAQSMLSELIPAKGRGRYIALMDGFWPLGFVAAGVLSYFLLPVIGWRDIFLVLAVPAVFVLAIRFFIPESPRWLEQAGHHAAADKVLLRIEERVRVSLGRSDLPEPVRLPRVASAPGSFFSALRQIWSPQYRQRTMMIWSVWFFALLGFYGLTSWLSALLQQSGFAVTQSVYYTVLISLGGIPGFLMAAWLVERWGRKPVCVVTLLGGGLMAFLYGQSAVFGGNVSLLITSGLLMQFFLFGMWAVLYTYTPELYPTSARATGSGFASAIGRVGSLLGPLVTGLVFPITGQGGVFALGAMCFAIAAVVVWVFGMETRGKTLEELTEATTI, from the coding sequence ATGGATATACGTGGCTTCAGCGCGGCAGAGCGACTGGAAAGGCTGCCCATCAGCAGCTATCACCGGATCATTTTTATCATCATTGCCCTGGCGTTTTTATTCGACTCCATGGATTTGGCGATGATGACGTTCCTGCTCGGCTCAATCAAAACCGAGTTCGGCCTCAGCACCGCTCAGGCCGGATTGCTCGCCAGTTCGAGTTTCTTCGGCATGGTGGTCGGGGCGTCATTGTCAGGCTTGCTCGCCGACCGCTTTGGGCGCAAACCAGTGTTTCAGTGGAGCATCGTGTTGTGGGGCATCGCCAGTTATCTGTGCTCCACGGCGCAGACGGTGGAAACCCTGACGTTGTTTCGCATCCTGTTGGGAATCGGCATGGGCATGGAGTTTCCGATTGCTCAGTCGATGCTCTCGGAGTTGATTCCGGCCAAGGGCCGTGGGCGCTACATCGCATTGATGGATGGTTTCTGGCCGCTGGGGTTTGTGGCGGCCGGCGTGCTCTCATATTTCCTGTTACCGGTGATCGGCTGGCGAGACATCTTTCTGGTGTTGGCGGTGCCGGCAGTGTTTGTCTTGGCCATTCGCTTCTTTATTCCCGAGTCCCCGCGTTGGCTTGAACAGGCTGGGCATCATGCGGCGGCGGATAAGGTGTTGCTGCGCATTGAAGAGCGGGTCCGGGTCTCGCTGGGACGCTCTGACTTGCCGGAGCCGGTTCGGTTGCCACGGGTGGCGAGCGCGCCCGGTAGCTTCTTTTCCGCGTTACGACAAATTTGGTCGCCGCAGTATCGCCAGCGCACGATGATGATCTGGAGCGTATGGTTCTTCGCCTTGCTCGGCTTCTATGGCCTCACCTCATGGCTCAGTGCGCTGCTGCAACAGTCGGGGTTCGCCGTGACGCAGTCGGTGTATTACACGGTGCTGATTTCTCTCGGCGGGATTCCAGGGTTCCTTATGGCCGCTTGGCTGGTGGAGCGTTGGGGGCGAAAACCGGTGTGCGTCGTGACGCTGCTGGGCGGCGGGCTGATGGCGTTTCTTTACGGCCAGAGCGCCGTGTTTGGTGGCAACGTCAGCCTGTTGATTACCTCGGGGCTGTTGATGCAGTTCTTCCTGTTTGGCATGTGGGCGGTGCTTTACACCTATACCCCGGAGTTGTACCCGACGTCGGCGCGGGCCACGGGTTCGGGGTTTGCCTCGGCGATAGGTCGCGTGGGGTCGTTGCTCGGTCCATTGGTGACCGGTCTGGTGTTCCCGATAACCGGGCAGGGAGGGGTATTTGCCTTGGGGGCGATGTGCTTTGCGATTGCGGCAGTGGTGGTGTGGGTGTTCGGAATGGAGACGCGAGGCAAGACGCTTGAGGAGCTGACTGAAGCCACGACGATCTAA
- a CDS encoding adenosine deaminase, with protein sequence MYDWLNALPKAELHLHLEGSLEPELLFALAERNKIALPWDDVETLRKAYAFNNLQEFLDLYYQGADVLRTSQDFYDLTWAYLLRCKAQNVIHTEPFFDPQTHTDRGIPFEVVLNGITAALKDGEQQLGITSGLILSFLRHLSEEDAQKTLDQALPFRDAFVAVGLDSSEMGHPPSKFQRVFDRARHEGFLTVAHAGEEGPPEYIWEAIDLLKIQRIDHGVRAIEDERLMQRIIDEQIPLTVCPLSNTKLCVFDHMSQHNILDMLERGVKVTVNSDDPAYFGGYVTENFHALYADLGMTQDQAKRLAQNSLDARLVKP encoded by the coding sequence ATGTACGACTGGCTGAACGCCCTGCCCAAGGCAGAACTGCACCTGCACCTGGAAGGCTCGCTGGAGCCTGAGTTGCTGTTCGCCCTGGCTGAACGCAACAAGATCGCCCTGCCGTGGGACGACGTCGAAACCCTGCGCAAGGCCTACGCCTTCAACAACCTGCAAGAGTTTCTCGACCTTTACTACCAGGGCGCCGACGTGTTGCGTACCTCTCAGGATTTCTACGACCTGACCTGGGCCTACCTGTTGCGTTGCAAAGCGCAGAACGTGATTCACACCGAACCGTTCTTCGACCCGCAGACACACACTGACCGTGGCATCCCGTTCGAAGTAGTGCTCAACGGCATCACCGCTGCGCTCAAAGATGGCGAGCAGCAGTTGGGCATCACCAGCGGTTTGATCCTCAGCTTCCTGCGTCACTTAAGCGAAGAGGACGCGCAGAAAACCCTCGACCAGGCCTTGCCGTTCCGCGATGCGTTTGTCGCTGTCGGCCTGGACAGTTCGGAGATGGGTCACCCGCCGAGCAAGTTCCAGCGCGTATTCGACCGTGCCCGTCACGAAGGCTTCCTGACCGTCGCCCACGCCGGTGAAGAAGGCCCGCCTGAGTACATCTGGGAAGCCATCGACTTGCTGAAAATCCAGCGCATCGACCATGGCGTGCGCGCCATCGAAGACGAGCGCTTGATGCAGCGAATCATCGACGAACAAATCCCATTGACCGTGTGCCCGTTGTCGAACACCAAGCTCTGCGTGTTTGATCACATGTCCCAGCACAACATTCTCGACATGCTGGAGCGTGGCGTGAAAGTGACCGTGAACTCCGATGACCCGGCGTACTTCGGCGGCTATGTCACCGAGAACTTCCACGCGCTGTATGCCGACCTGGGCATGACTCAGGATCAGGCCAAGCGTTTGGCGCAGAACAGCCTGGATGCGCGGTTGGTCAAACCGTAA
- a CDS encoding 2-oxoglutarate and iron-dependent oxygenase domain-containing protein, giving the protein MNQLPIIDIAPLYTDDEPAWQTVATQIDRACRDWGFFYIKGHPISAARIDTVLDFTQRFFALPAAEKLKIDITQTQHHRGYGAVATEQLDPSKPSDLKETFDMGLHLPADHPDVLAQKPLRGPNRHPSMLGWEALMEQHYLDMQALAQTLLRAMTLALGIERDFFDTRFHQPVSVLRMIHYPPRHTASSAEQQGAGAHTDYGCITLLYQDTAGGLQVRNVKGEWIDAPAIEGTFVVNLGDMMARWSNDRYLSTPHRVISPLGIDRYSMPFFAEPHPDTLIECLPGCQDEMHPAKYPATTCAEFLLSRFADTYAYRREPPAA; this is encoded by the coding sequence ATGAACCAACTCCCGATCATCGACATCGCCCCGCTTTACACCGACGACGAGCCAGCCTGGCAAACCGTCGCGACCCAGATCGACCGTGCCTGCCGCGACTGGGGCTTTTTTTATATCAAGGGCCACCCGATAAGCGCAGCGCGCATCGATACGGTGCTCGACTTCACCCAGCGCTTCTTCGCCCTGCCCGCCGCTGAAAAACTCAAGATCGACATCACCCAAACCCAACACCACCGAGGCTATGGCGCCGTCGCCACCGAACAGCTGGACCCGAGCAAACCCAGCGACCTCAAAGAAACCTTCGACATGGGCCTGCATCTGCCGGCAGATCATCCCGACGTACTGGCGCAAAAACCGCTGCGTGGCCCCAACCGTCATCCATCGATGCTCGGCTGGGAAGCATTGATGGAACAGCACTACCTGGACATGCAAGCGCTGGCGCAAACACTGTTGCGCGCCATGACCCTGGCACTGGGCATCGAACGTGACTTCTTCGACACACGCTTTCACCAACCCGTCAGCGTGCTGCGCATGATTCACTACCCGCCGCGCCACACCGCCAGCTCAGCCGAGCAGCAAGGCGCCGGCGCCCACACCGATTACGGCTGCATCACGTTGCTGTATCAGGACACGGCCGGTGGCCTGCAAGTGCGCAACGTCAAAGGAGAATGGATTGACGCGCCGGCCATTGAAGGCACCTTCGTGGTCAACCTTGGCGACATGATGGCGCGCTGGAGCAACGACCGTTACCTTTCGACGCCGCACCGAGTGATCAGCCCGTTGGGGATAGACCGATACTCGATGCCGTTCTTCGCCGAACCGCACCCCGACACCCTTATCGAATGCCTGCCCGGTTGTCAGGATGAAATGCACCCGGCGAAATATCCCGCCACCACCTGCGCCGAGTTCCTGCTCTCTCGCTTCGCCGACACATACGCTTACCGGCGGGAACCGCCAGCGGCGTGA
- a CDS encoding BMP family ABC transporter substrate-binding protein yields MHKRPLKKLLCAVAAAIGLSASLTASATDPLKVGFVYIGPIGDHGWTYQHEQGRKALAEKFGSQITTNYVENVAEGADAERVIRNMAKDKYDLIFTTSFGYMNPTLKVAKQFPKVTFEHATGYKQDKNLGTYLARTYEGRYVGGFLAAKMTKTKKIGYVASFPIPEVIRDINAIQLALNKYNPGTEIKVVWVNSWFDPGKEADAANALIDQGVDVVFQHTDSPAPIQAAERRGVYAVGYASDMAHFGPKAVLTSIVNDWAPHYIQATQSVLDHTWKSEDYWGGLKEGTVELPISDLVPAPVKAEAEQIIADIKSGAFKPFTGPIKDQAGVEKIPAGVSATNTELASMNYYVEGMKADIPK; encoded by the coding sequence ATGCATAAACGTCCGTTGAAGAAGCTGCTGTGCGCCGTTGCGGCTGCTATCGGTTTGAGCGCAAGCCTGACTGCCAGCGCCACCGACCCGCTGAAAGTCGGCTTCGTCTATATCGGCCCGATCGGTGACCACGGCTGGACGTATCAGCATGAACAGGGGCGTAAGGCGCTCGCAGAAAAATTCGGCTCACAGATCACCACCAACTATGTGGAGAACGTTGCGGAAGGCGCCGACGCCGAACGGGTGATCCGCAACATGGCCAAGGACAAGTACGACCTGATCTTCACCACCTCTTTCGGCTACATGAACCCAACACTGAAAGTCGCCAAGCAATTTCCCAAGGTGACCTTCGAACACGCCACCGGTTACAAGCAGGACAAAAACCTTGGCACCTACCTGGCGCGCACGTATGAGGGACGCTACGTGGGTGGGTTCCTCGCGGCGAAGATGACCAAGACCAAGAAGATCGGCTACGTCGCCTCGTTCCCGATCCCGGAAGTGATCCGCGACATCAACGCGATTCAACTGGCCTTGAACAAATACAACCCCGGCACCGAGATCAAGGTGGTGTGGGTCAACTCCTGGTTCGATCCGGGCAAGGAAGCCGACGCCGCCAACGCCCTGATCGATCAAGGCGTGGACGTGGTGTTCCAGCACACCGACAGCCCGGCGCCGATCCAGGCGGCTGAACGTCGCGGTGTATATGCCGTGGGCTATGCGTCGGACATGGCGCACTTCGGGCCGAAAGCGGTGCTGACCTCGATCGTCAACGACTGGGCACCGCATTACATTCAGGCGACCCAAAGCGTGCTCGATCACACTTGGAAATCCGAGGATTACTGGGGCGGATTGAAAGAAGGCACTGTTGAGCTACCGATCAGCGACCTGGTGCCAGCCCCGGTGAAAGCCGAGGCCGAGCAGATCATTGCCGACATCAAGAGCGGCGCGTTCAAACCGTTTACCGGGCCGATCAAGGATCAGGCTGGCGTCGAGAAAATCCCGGCGGGCGTGAGCGCGACGAACACGGAACTGGCGTCGATGAACTATTACGTCGAAGGCATGAAGGCCGACATACCGAAGTAA
- a CDS encoding ATP-dependent helicase has protein sequence MISEHAWKVADGLTLETNALLAVKELGKSLALTAGPGAGKTEVLAQRADFLLRTGNCRYPRRILAISFKVDASKNLKDRIRRRCGLDLAARFDSYTFHGFAKRIIDRFRPVLTGKDSLEPNYSIGNEQIPGKQIKFAQLIPLATKILSDSKIARNAICQTYADVFLDEFQDCTTEQYGLLKLVFMNKPIRLTAVGDTKQKIMGWAGALDGIFIEYAKDFDARPLNLYRNFRSKPRLLRMQNEIIRTLDPAAVMADDLIIGNDGELLARNYDTNHSEAAALAKLIQQWIDVEKIPLQEIAILFPRQIDLYGAPLMEQLAAKGIPYRNEHESQDLVNEPAARLIIDYLSCLYREREPKAWISLMEQLVSFNDEDGESELQRNFERLYLAQLKEVKKLSRSDAPFAGWWDLTMTFLKNVGLPVLTTLSSDYEAKARLNEVIKNTRQQIEKLLEQQPDLLKALDLFSNDQAVRFLTIHKSKGLEFHSVIMIGIETQTFWGNAQEERCGFFVGVSRAKERLMITTCDIRHRPASNPPRWNEHRTPHAEFVTYVTPFLSISPNA, from the coding sequence ATGATTAGTGAGCACGCATGGAAAGTCGCCGATGGTTTGACCTTGGAAACAAACGCACTTCTTGCTGTGAAAGAACTCGGAAAGTCGCTTGCGCTCACCGCTGGCCCAGGCGCTGGCAAAACGGAGGTTCTTGCCCAGCGTGCAGACTTTTTGTTACGTACCGGAAACTGTCGATACCCCAGGCGAATACTCGCGATATCTTTCAAGGTCGATGCGAGCAAAAACCTCAAGGATCGGATTCGTCGCAGGTGCGGCCTTGATCTGGCTGCGCGCTTCGACAGCTACACGTTTCATGGCTTCGCCAAACGCATCATTGACAGGTTTAGACCGGTGCTCACAGGCAAGGATTCTCTAGAGCCCAACTACTCAATAGGCAACGAACAAATCCCAGGCAAACAAATTAAGTTCGCGCAGCTCATACCGCTCGCCACGAAGATTTTGAGCGACTCAAAGATTGCGCGGAACGCGATTTGTCAGACTTACGCTGATGTATTCCTCGATGAATTTCAGGACTGCACCACTGAACAGTACGGGCTTCTGAAGCTCGTCTTCATGAACAAGCCAATTCGATTAACCGCAGTCGGTGACACCAAACAGAAAATCATGGGCTGGGCAGGAGCACTGGATGGCATATTTATAGAGTATGCGAAGGACTTCGACGCCCGGCCACTCAATCTATATCGAAACTTCCGATCCAAGCCTCGCCTGTTGCGGATGCAGAACGAAATCATTCGAACGCTTGATCCTGCTGCGGTGATGGCCGATGACCTGATCATTGGAAACGATGGCGAACTCCTCGCCCGAAACTACGACACCAATCACAGCGAAGCCGCCGCGTTGGCCAAGCTCATCCAACAGTGGATAGATGTAGAGAAAATCCCCCTCCAAGAAATAGCGATTCTGTTTCCCAGGCAGATAGACCTCTATGGCGCCCCTCTCATGGAGCAACTGGCGGCCAAGGGAATTCCCTATCGCAACGAGCATGAGTCCCAGGATCTGGTTAACGAGCCAGCCGCTCGCCTAATTATTGACTATTTGTCATGCCTGTATCGCGAGCGAGAGCCAAAGGCGTGGATCAGTTTGATGGAGCAACTGGTTTCGTTTAATGACGAAGACGGTGAATCTGAGCTCCAGAGAAACTTCGAGCGTCTCTATCTGGCCCAGCTCAAGGAAGTAAAAAAATTATCCCGATCTGACGCCCCTTTTGCAGGATGGTGGGATCTAACGATGACGTTCCTAAAGAACGTCGGCCTACCCGTGCTGACCACACTTTCTTCTGACTATGAAGCAAAAGCCAGATTGAACGAGGTGATCAAAAATACAAGACAGCAGATTGAAAAATTGCTTGAGCAACAACCTGACTTACTAAAAGCACTTGATCTGTTCTCCAACGATCAAGCAGTTCGGTTTCTCACGATTCATAAAAGCAAGGGATTAGAATTCCACTCTGTAATCATGATCGGTATTGAGACTCAGACATTTTGGGGTAATGCTCAAGAGGAGCGCTGCGGTTTCTTTGTAGGTGTTTCTCGCGCCAAGGAGCGGTTGATGATCACGACGTGCGACATACGCCATCGGCCAGCCTCAAACCCTCCGAGATGGAACGAGCATCGCACTCCCCATGCAGAATTCGTCACCTACGTAACTCCGTTTCTCTCCATTTCGCCAAATGCCTGA